One region of Ahniella affigens genomic DNA includes:
- a CDS encoding DUF6165 family protein, whose translation MSLIHVPVSFGELLDKIAILEIKSERMRDPAKLANVQRELDELRATWGQAPESKIDINEPVLLLKAVNERLWVIEDDIRIKESRQEFDAEFIRLARAVYFENDERARLKREINTALGSALVEEKSYQDYRVKPAN comes from the coding sequence ATGAGTCTGATTCACGTTCCTGTTTCGTTCGGCGAACTGCTCGACAAGATCGCCATTCTGGAAATCAAATCCGAACGCATGCGCGATCCGGCCAAGCTCGCGAATGTCCAGCGCGAGCTTGATGAGCTGCGTGCGACTTGGGGGCAGGCACCCGAGTCCAAGATCGACATCAACGAGCCGGTTTTGTTGCTGAAGGCGGTCAATGAGCGGCTCTGGGTGATCGAAGACGACATCCGGATCAAGGAATCGCGGCAGGAATTTGATGCCGAGTTCATTCGCCTGGCGCGCGCCGTCTATTTCGAAAACGACGAGCGGGCGCGTCTGAAGCGCGAGATCAATACGGCTTTGGGTTCGGCACTGGTCGAAGAGAAGTCGTATCAGGACTACCGGGTCAAGCCAGCTAACTGA
- a CDS encoding M14 family metallopeptidase, producing MPRSLTLALALTLTILPTAITAKESPPVDTKPLQTLAERTQYQDTDSALASFALLDQIANQSPDIRMQTFGLTPEGRELKWVLAGPNADQANPEDLSTTTRVLLIAGIHAGEIEGKDAGIALLRDLTDNPEHRWPYPSISLAFVPIFNLDGHERRSPFNRANQNGPANMGWRGTSQRYNLNRDFLKADTVEMRALLGLWNQFQPHLVYDSHTTDGADYQYDLTWHLEQFDLLDSGLRTWQKTFFVDTVFPAVAQRKHLLVSYPEPLDSADLKQGVSYFVSTAKYSTGYAAARNRPVLLIETHMLKDYQTRVRATYDLLDLSLKHLVKLGQPLQQAVLEAEQRSMSLIGRQVVLTTQSDGSSQQIPFKGFAYETRESAFSGSKYAVYDTEKPKTIKLPYFYQQKPAVTVTMPAAYVLPPAYRHLLAQLDRHQIEYQALPLDVTVTVTEEVLSDPKWAPASFEGRVGLAEFQSERHQVERVLPAGSILIPAAQPNVRVLAHLLEPTGPDSLLRLGYFNMIFEQREYAEPRVAENMAATLAAKHPEMKAAFDQKVANEPAFAANPFLRLNWWFMRSDWREQDLGRYPVWRLDADALRQLAAAQPDQGQGG from the coding sequence ATGCCCCGTTCGCTCACGCTCGCCTTGGCGCTCACCCTGACCATTCTGCCGACCGCGATAACGGCCAAGGAATCGCCGCCCGTCGACACCAAACCACTGCAAACACTGGCCGAACGGACCCAATATCAGGACACTGACTCGGCCCTGGCGAGCTTTGCGCTGCTGGATCAGATCGCCAATCAGTCACCCGATATTCGCATGCAAACGTTTGGTCTCACGCCAGAAGGGCGTGAGCTGAAATGGGTGCTGGCTGGGCCCAATGCCGATCAGGCCAATCCGGAGGACCTGTCGACAACGACGCGTGTCCTGCTGATCGCCGGCATTCATGCTGGCGAAATCGAAGGCAAGGATGCCGGCATCGCGTTGTTGCGGGATCTCACCGACAACCCAGAGCACCGCTGGCCCTACCCATCCATCAGTCTCGCCTTCGTCCCGATTTTCAATCTTGACGGCCATGAGCGTCGCTCTCCATTCAATCGCGCGAATCAAAATGGGCCCGCGAACATGGGTTGGCGCGGCACGAGTCAGCGCTACAACTTGAATCGCGATTTCCTGAAAGCGGACACCGTCGAAATGCGCGCCTTGCTTGGACTCTGGAATCAGTTCCAGCCGCATCTCGTTTACGACTCGCACACGACCGACGGCGCCGACTATCAATACGATCTGACCTGGCATCTCGAGCAATTCGATCTGCTCGATTCCGGCCTCCGCACGTGGCAGAAAACGTTTTTTGTCGACACCGTGTTTCCGGCAGTAGCACAACGGAAGCATTTGCTAGTGTCTTATCCCGAACCGTTAGACAGCGCCGACTTGAAGCAGGGCGTCAGCTATTTCGTATCAACAGCCAAGTACTCAACGGGCTACGCAGCCGCGCGCAATCGCCCGGTGCTTCTGATCGAAACACACATGCTGAAGGACTATCAGACTCGGGTTCGCGCCACGTATGACTTGTTGGATCTCAGCCTGAAGCACTTGGTCAAACTCGGTCAGCCGCTGCAACAGGCAGTTTTGGAGGCCGAACAACGCAGCATGAGTCTGATTGGTCGGCAAGTCGTCTTGACAACGCAATCGGACGGAAGCAGCCAGCAGATTCCATTCAAGGGATTCGCTTACGAAACCCGAGAGAGTGCATTTTCGGGGTCCAAATACGCGGTCTACGACACCGAGAAACCAAAGACCATCAAGCTGCCCTACTTCTACCAACAGAAACCGGCCGTGACCGTGACGATGCCAGCGGCCTATGTACTGCCGCCCGCGTATCGGCATCTGCTCGCGCAGTTGGACCGCCATCAGATCGAGTATCAGGCGCTGCCTTTGGACGTTACGGTCACGGTCACCGAAGAAGTGCTGTCGGACCCGAAGTGGGCGCCAGCGTCATTCGAGGGTCGCGTCGGTTTGGCCGAGTTTCAGTCCGAGCGGCATCAGGTGGAGCGCGTTCTGCCGGCGGGCAGTATCCTGATTCCGGCTGCGCAGCCAAACGTACGGGTGCTCGCGCATCTCCTCGAACCCACTGGACCGGATTCGTTGCTGCGGCTTGGCTACTTCAACATGATCTTCGAGCAACGCGAATACGCCGAGCCGCGGGTGGCCGAAAACATGGCGGCGACGCTCGCGGCCAAACATCCCGAGATGAAGGCCGCGTTCGATCAGAAAGTCGCGAACGAGCCAGCCTTTGCCGCAAATCCGTTCCTGCGTTTGAACTGGTGGTTCATGCGCTCAGACTGGCGCGAGCAGGACTTGGGGCGGTATCCAGTCTGGCGGCTTGACGCAGATGCGTTGAGGCAATTGGCCGCCGCACAGCCGGATCAGGGTCAAGGCGGTTGA